A stretch of the Gracilinanus agilis isolate LMUSP501 chromosome 4, AgileGrace, whole genome shotgun sequence genome encodes the following:
- the NYAP1 gene encoding neuronal tyrosine-phosphorylated phosphoinositide-3-kinase adapter 1, with product MEWMGNRGKVSHEERVHVGFQPRSKAKGQIRNLRGLNLHLASKEVGPTGPSGPGPGVRARDVSSLRRSLRMGFMTMPASQEHAPHPCRSAMAPRSLSCHSVGSMESSGGTGGGGGGGGVGGDVGARRPPVKPRRHPSTKLSMAASGAEALPSKKTGSQKPAPEGRESSRKIPPQKPKRSPNTQLSVSFDESCSMTPTSRVGVLPLHRYSRGGRVLGEHDLSSQDEEPVYIEMVGDVFQGGGGSGGRSSGGPAGASVGGGGTGPPAGPDSDSEESEAIYEEMKYPLPEEVAEGRANGVPPPAAVSPMHHPHSHHSHRRPASALQSRQNGAPTKTSPCEIPPPFPNLLQHRPPLLAFPQAKPATRTPGDGVSRLPVLCHTKEPAIPAPALQVPGRDQETPPPPPPAANLLLLGPSGRARSHSTPLPPQGSGQPRGEKEREIPNSHSMICTKAGGAPTSSPAPAMLLPGPPKDKAVSYTMVYSAVKVTTHSVLPTGPPLGGGEPKTEKEISVLHGMLCASSRPVPPGKATPPSGPGVLHHRSCLASPHSLPDPTTSPLCPLWTYPATAGLKRPPAYESLKAGGLLSKACGVGAPAPMVKIQLQDQGTSGGAFASISCAHVIASSGTPEEEEQEEEEVGTTTFGAGWALQRKVLYRGRKAKELEKAVEGVRTWNGSTEGPGKAEREEKGLLPSGIPVRSQGAEGLLARAHHSGDQAGGGGGGSRTGLNMPCQTFPACHRNGDFTGGYRLGRSASTSGVRHAAVHTPRPCSQPRETLSQTHPALLLPLPPQPAPERDGKLLEVIERKRCVCKEIKARHRPDRGLCKQESMPILPSWRRGPEPRKTGTPPCRRQQTVLWDTAI from the exons ATGGAGTGGATGGGAAACAGAGGAAAAGTAAGCCATGAGGAACGTGTGCATGTGGGGTTTCAACCACGAAGCAAGGCCAAGGGACAGATACGGAACCTTAGGGGGTTGAACCTGCATCT TGCAAGTAAGGAAGTGGGGCCTACAGGTCCTTCAGGGCCAGGGCCTGGGGTTCGTGCTCGAGACGTTTCTTCGCTTCGACGCTCTCTCAGGATGGGCTTCATGACCATGCCTGCTTCCCAGGAGCATGCCCCTCACCCCTGCCGTAGTGCCATGGCTCCCCGCTCCCTCTCCTGCCATTCAGTGGGGAGCATGGAGAGTAGTGGGGGCACTGGcggtgggggtggtggtggtggagttGGGGGAGATGTTGGAGCCCGGAGGCCACCTGTGAAGCCCCGGAGACACCCCAGCACCAAACTCAGCATGGCTGCAAGTGGGGCTGAGGCACTTCCCAGCAAGAAAACAG GTTCTCAGAAACCAGCTCCTGAAGGTCGTGAGTCCAGCCGGAAAATCCCTCCCCAGAAGCCAAAGCGAAGTCCCAACACCCAGCTCTCAGTCTCCTTTGATGAGTCCTGCTCGATGACTCCCACTTCTCGGGTTGGGGTCCTGCCTCTGCATCGATACAGCCGGGGAGGCAGGGTGCTAGGTGAACATGATTTGAGCTCCCAGGATGAAGAACCTGTCTACATCGAAATGGTGGGAGATGTCTTCCAGGGTGGTGGAGGAAGTGGTGGTAGAAGTAGTGGGGGCCCAGCAGGTGCCTCTGTTGGAGGAGGGGGCACAGGCCCCCCAGCAGGCCCAGACTCTGACTCTGAGGAGAGTGAGGCcatatatgaagaaatgaaatacCCGCTCCCTGAAGAGGTAGCAGAGGGCCGGGCCAATGGAGTGCCCCCACCAGCTGCTGTCTCTCCAATGCATCACCCTCATTCTCATCACTCCCATCGTCGTCCAGCTTCTGCCCTCCAGAGCAGGCAGAACGGGGCTCCTACTAAGACTTCCCCTTGTGAAATCCCACCACCTTTCCCCAACCTTCTCCAGCACCGTCCCCCACTTCTTGCCTTCCCCCAAGCCAAGCCTGCTACCCGGACCCCTGGGGATGGGGTCTCTAGATTGCCAGTCCTCTGTCACACCAAGGAACCGGCTATCCCTGCCCCAGCTCTCCAAGTGCCTGGACGGGATCAAGAGACACCTCCACCTCCGCCTCCTGCTGCCAATTTGCTGCTACTCGGGCCCTCTGGTCGGGCCAGGAGCCATTCAACACCACTGCCCCCTCAGGGTTCTGGACAGCCccggggggagaaggagagagagatccCCAATTCCCATAGTATGATCTGTACCAAGGCAGGAGGAGCACCGACATCTTCCCCTGCCCCAGCCATGTTACTCCCAGGACCCCCCAAGGACAAAGCTGTGTCATATACCATGGTATACTCAGCGGTCAAGGTGACCACACACTCTGTCCTACCCACTGGCCCACCTCTTGGGGGCGGGGAGCcgaagacagagaaggaaatctCAGTCCTTCATGGGATGCTCTGTGCTAGTTCCAGGCCAGTGCCTCCTGGGAAAGCCACCCCTCCCAGTGGGCCTGGAGTGCTTCACCACAGGAGCTGCCTAGCTTCTCCCCACAGCCTTCCCGACCCTACGACTAGCCCCCTTTGCCCCCTCTGGACTTATCCGGCCACGGCTGGGCTCAAGAGACCCCCAGCCTATGAGAGCCTGAAGGCAGGGGGTTTGCTCTCTAAGGCCTGCGGGGTTGGGGCTCCTGCTCCCATGGTCAAGATCCAACTGCAGGACCAGGGCACCAGTGGAGGTGCATTTGCTAGCATCTCCTGTGCCCATGTCATTGCCAGTTCAGGGACACCagaggaggaagagcaggaggaggaggaggtgggaaCAACGACATTTGGGGCGGGCTGGGCCCTGCAGAGAAAAGTCCTCTACAGAGggaggaaagcaaaggaactggAGA AGGCCGTGGAAGGTGTCCGGACCTGGAATGGTAGTACAGAAGGTCCAGGtaaggcagagagggaggagaaaggactCCTCCCATCAGGCATCCCTGTGCGAAGCCAGGGGGCAGAGGGCCTGCTGGCCAGGGCCCATCACAGTGGGGACCAagccggaggaggaggaggaggaagccgAACAGGACTAAACATGCCCTGCCAAACCTTCCCTGCCTGCCACCGTAATGGAG aCTTCACTGGAGGCTACCGCCTAGGACGCTCAGCCTCTACCTCTGGAGTTCGCCATGCTGCTGTCCATACCCCACGACCCTGTAGCCAGCCCAGGGAAACCCTCAGCCAG